One Capsicum annuum cultivar UCD-10X-F1 chromosome 2, UCD10Xv1.1, whole genome shotgun sequence genomic window carries:
- the LOC107858578 gene encoding caffeoylshikimate esterase isoform X2 has translation MQMPHARLKMKESYEVNSRGLEIFSKSWLPETSPPKAMVYFCHGYGDTCTFFIEGIARKLASSGYGVFSMDYPGFGLSEGLHGYIPSFDKLVDDVIEHYSKAKENPEICNLPSFLFGQSMGGAVALKVHMKQPDEWTGAVLLAPMCKIADDMVPPWLVTQLLVGIAKFLPKQKLVPQQDLAELAFRDVKKREQAAYNVIAYKHKPRLRTALELLNTTQEIEKQLDKVSLPLLILHGENDRVTDPSISQALYEKASSSDKKLILYKDAYHALLEGEPDEIILRVLGDIISWLDEHTS, from the exons ATGCAGATGCCACATGCTAGATTGAAGATGAAGGAG TCGTATGAGGTTAATTCTCGAGGACTGGAAATCTTCTCCAAAAGTTGGCTTCCAGAGACAAGTCCCCCCAAAGCCATGGTATACTTCTGTCATGGTTATGGTGATACATGCACATTTTTTATTGAAG GCATTGCAAGAAAATTAGCATCGTCTGGCTATGGAGTATTTTCCATGGATTATCCTGGATTTGGTCTTTCAGAAGGTCTTCATGGCTATATACCAAGTTTTGACAAGTTAGTCGATGATGTCATTGAGCATTACTCGAAAGCGAAAG AAAATCCAGAGATATGTAACCTACCAAGCTTCCTATTTGGGCAATCAATGGGTGGAGCAGTAGCTCTGAAAGTGCACATGAAGCAACCCGATGAATGGACAGGCGCTGTTCTTCTCGCACCGATGTGCAAA ATTGCAGATGACATGGTTCCACCATGGTTAGTCACACAACTTCTAGTGGGCATAGCTAAATTTCTTCCAAAGCAAAAGCTAGTTCCGCAGCAGGATCTAGCAGAGTTAGCATTCAGAGATGTGAAGAAGAGAGAACAG GCTGCTTATAATGTCATTGCTTACAAGCACAAACCTCGTCTACGAACTGCACTGGAGTTGCTGAATACTACCCAAGAGATAGAGAAACAACTAGATAAG GTCTCTCTGCCATTGCTAATATTGCATGGAGAGAATGATCGTGTGACCGATCCATCCATCAGCCAAGCATTGTACGAGAAGGCAAGTAGTTCAGACAAGAAACTGATCCTTTATAAGGATGCTTATCATGCTTTGCTCGAGGGCGAGCCAGATGAGATAATACTTAGAGTTCTTGGTGACATAATTTCTTGGTTGGATGAGCATACTTCCTAG